The DNA sequence GGGCGGGCAAGACTACCTGTTTTTATATGGTGGTAGGATTAGTGAGCGCCGACCGCGGACAAATTCTGCTGGATGAAAACGATCTCACGGCATTACCTATGCACGCCCGCGCCCGTCTGGGGGTTGGTTATTTGCCCCAGGAGCCTTCGGTGTTTCGCAAGCTTTCGGTGGCTGATAATGTCCTTGCCATCCTTCAGACCCGCCCTGATCTCCCAGTCGAGGAGCATCAACAACGGATGGAGGATCTCCTTCATGAATTTCATATCCGCCACTTGGCTGCCAACCTGGGGATGAGCCTGTCGGGCGGCGAACGACGGCGCCTGGAGATTGCCCGTTCGCTGGCCGCCGAGCCTCGCTTCATATTGCTGGATGAACCTTTCGCCGGAGTGGATCCGATCTCGGTATTGGATATTCAGAGTATTGTCCGTCACCTGCGTGACCGTGGGATCGGCGTGCTCATTACCGACCACAATGTACGTGAAACCCTGGGGATCTGTAGCCGCGCCTATATTGTGAATCAAGGAAAAGTAATTGCCGCTGGTACTCCTGAAACCATTCTCGAAAATCAGCAAGTGCGCGATGTCTACCTTGGGCATCATTTTAATCTATAATGTCAAACAATTCTGTGCTGAATAAATTCAGCCATATTCATTATGG is a window from the Gammaproteobacteria bacterium genome containing:
- the lptB gene encoding lipopolysaccharide transport system ATP binding protein LptB yields the protein MSVLVANSLAKRYRARWVVDDVSLHVESGEIVGLLGPNGAGKTTCFYMVVGLVSADRGQILLDENDLTALPMHARARLGVGYLPQEPSVFRKLSVADNVLAILQTRPDLPVEEHQQRMEDLLHEFHIRHLAANLGMSLSGGERRRLEIARSLAAEPRFILLDEPFAGVDPISVLDIQSIVRHLRDRGIGVLITDHNVRETLGICSRAYIVNQGKVIAAGTPETILENQQVRDVYLGHHFNL